One window from the genome of [Mycobacterium] stephanolepidis encodes:
- a CDS encoding cytochrome P450 gives MTAASTSSVVFDPYDYDFHEDPYPYYRRLRDEAPLYRNDDLNFWALSRHQDVLQGFRNSEALSNSNGVSMDKASFGPHAKLVMSFLAMDDPEHLRLRTLVSKGFTPRRIRELEGRVVTLARTHLDNALQSESFDFVADYAGKLPMDVISELMGVPEPDRTRIRELADGVMHREDGLADVPQKAIQASIDLMTYYIDMVKERRRRPTEDLTSALLQAEIDGDRLTDEEVLAFLFLMVIAGNETTTKLLANAAYWGHRNPDQLAAVHADHELIPLWVEESLRYDTSSQILARTVAEDMTFYDTTVSAGDILLLLPGSANRDDRVFDNADEYRIGREIGAKLVSFGSGAHFCLGAHLARMEAKVALTELFTRIKHYEIDESSSVRVHSSNVRGFAYLPITVEVR, from the coding sequence TACCCGTACTACCGGCGCCTGCGTGACGAAGCACCGCTGTACCGCAACGACGACCTGAACTTCTGGGCGCTCTCGCGTCATCAGGATGTACTGCAGGGCTTCCGGAACAGCGAGGCACTGTCCAACTCCAACGGCGTCTCGATGGACAAGGCCTCCTTCGGCCCACACGCCAAATTGGTGATGTCGTTCCTCGCGATGGACGACCCCGAGCATCTTCGGCTTCGCACGCTGGTGTCGAAGGGGTTCACCCCCAGACGAATCCGTGAACTTGAAGGACGGGTCGTCACGCTCGCACGCACACACCTGGACAACGCCCTGCAGTCGGAAAGCTTCGACTTTGTCGCCGACTATGCCGGCAAGCTGCCCATGGATGTCATCTCGGAGCTGATGGGTGTGCCCGAGCCCGACCGCACCCGCATCCGGGAGTTGGCCGACGGAGTCATGCACCGCGAGGACGGCCTCGCCGACGTGCCACAGAAGGCCATCCAGGCCTCCATCGACCTGATGACCTACTACATCGACATGGTCAAAGAACGTCGTCGGCGCCCAACAGAGGATCTGACTTCCGCTCTCCTGCAGGCGGAAATCGACGGCGATCGGCTCACCGACGAAGAGGTGCTCGCCTTCCTGTTCCTCATGGTGATCGCCGGCAACGAGACCACCACCAAGCTGTTGGCCAACGCCGCGTATTGGGGTCACCGAAACCCGGACCAGCTCGCCGCCGTCCATGCCGATCACGAGCTCATACCGCTATGGGTGGAGGAGTCGCTGCGGTATGACACCTCAAGTCAGATCCTCGCGCGCACCGTGGCAGAGGATATGACCTTCTACGACACCACAGTTTCCGCCGGTGACATCCTGCTGCTGCTGCCCGGCTCGGCGAACCGCGATGACCGGGTGTTCGACAACGCCGACGAGTACCGCATCGGACGCGAGATCGGCGCCAAGCTCGTGAGCTTCGGCAGCGGTGCCCATTTCTGCCTCGGCGCACACCTGGCACGCATGGAGGCCAAGGTGGCGCTGACCGAGCTGTTCACCCGAATCAAACATTACGAGATCGACGAAAGTAGCTCCGTACGTGTGCATTCCAGCAACGTCCGCGGATTCGCGTATCTGCCCATCACCGTGGAGGTCCGCTGA